The Saccharothrix variisporea genome has a segment encoding these proteins:
- a CDS encoding fibronectin type III domain-containing protein, translating to MTRTRAMIAVLVAACVGVVGVAAAGQTPVAPGLQFFPVGHWVYNAAFQTAFHVDGSTNQVDARVAVPGVEPGAQVVQGERSGYVVERSRITVFDKSTLSVENAQNPPAAEQPVVLEVAGGPYLVYRNAGQVVRLGDPAATVPAGGPLSEPAVTGDGSVWLHRVDSGALCELPREAEVLTCPAQVEPGHTGALTVVDDRPVLVDTTADALRPFDQDGFGPSVPLGVDLPSTAQVASTTAGGRLAVVDPDRARMHLIDTAGLDKRPVADPVEVTLPGTGRYSGPVATARVVTLVDQTRNEVLTYDSDGARRSVTKVPGKAGSPRLARGEDDRVYVENQDGSQVLVVDGEKGSVVTMDVGKAADDRTDERPTGATTTTAAPETTTPTTTTPPADDRRITTRLTPPVARATAPGAPGDVAAEAGDASATVRWDPAPPNGAPVTAYHVSWDGGSTSVGGGTHSARLDGLANGVAHVFTVVAENEAGRGPGASSAAVVPLGVATAPDVTATTTFGGSTVTWTEPDLRGGTLVHYLVQMPGQPDRQVTGTTTDYTSFTGALGSLVTVRAVTRYGPPGSPTSLGHPGTAVVPTLLGLPAVKFVGVRWAGTGRAIATVDVNTSGVPTTCELSNFNLDNRPPVKVACAGVQEIAIDVPGTNQTSSLDLTLNASNANGSAQPATWRGVPASGGGAGGARRPRTSGGMAAW from the coding sequence GTGACGCGCACGCGCGCGATGATCGCCGTGCTGGTGGCGGCCTGCGTCGGGGTCGTCGGCGTCGCCGCCGCGGGCCAGACCCCCGTCGCGCCCGGCCTCCAGTTCTTCCCGGTGGGCCACTGGGTCTACAACGCGGCCTTCCAGACCGCCTTCCACGTCGACGGCTCCACCAACCAGGTCGACGCGCGCGTCGCCGTGCCCGGTGTCGAGCCGGGGGCGCAGGTGGTGCAGGGCGAGCGCTCCGGCTACGTCGTCGAGCGCTCCCGCATCACCGTGTTCGACAAGTCCACGCTCAGCGTCGAGAACGCCCAGAACCCGCCCGCCGCCGAGCAGCCCGTGGTGCTGGAGGTCGCTGGCGGCCCGTACCTGGTCTACCGCAACGCGGGCCAGGTCGTGCGGCTGGGCGACCCGGCCGCGACGGTCCCGGCGGGCGGACCGCTGTCCGAGCCGGCCGTGACCGGGGACGGCAGCGTGTGGCTGCACCGCGTGGACTCCGGCGCGCTGTGCGAACTCCCGCGCGAGGCCGAGGTGCTGACCTGTCCCGCGCAGGTCGAGCCCGGCCACACCGGCGCGCTCACCGTGGTCGACGACCGGCCCGTGCTGGTCGACACCACCGCGGACGCCTTGCGCCCCTTCGACCAGGACGGCTTCGGCCCGTCCGTGCCCCTGGGCGTGGACCTCCCGTCCACCGCGCAGGTCGCGAGCACCACCGCGGGTGGGCGCCTGGCCGTGGTCGACCCCGACCGCGCCCGCATGCACCTGATCGACACCGCCGGCCTGGACAAGCGCCCGGTGGCCGACCCGGTCGAGGTGACCCTGCCCGGCACCGGCCGCTACTCCGGCCCGGTCGCGACCGCCCGCGTGGTCACGCTGGTCGACCAGACCCGCAACGAGGTCCTCACCTACGACAGCGACGGCGCCCGCCGGAGCGTCACCAAGGTGCCCGGCAAGGCCGGGTCGCCCCGGCTCGCGCGCGGCGAGGACGACCGCGTCTACGTGGAGAACCAGGACGGCTCACAGGTCCTGGTGGTGGACGGCGAGAAGGGCTCGGTCGTCACCATGGACGTCGGCAAGGCCGCCGACGACCGGACCGACGAACGCCCCACCGGCGCGACGACCACCACCGCCGCCCCCGAGACCACCACCCCGACCACCACGACCCCGCCCGCCGACGACCGCAGGATCACCACCCGGCTCACGCCCCCGGTCGCGCGGGCCACCGCGCCCGGCGCACCCGGTGACGTCGCGGCGGAAGCCGGGGACGCCAGTGCCACGGTCCGCTGGGACCCGGCCCCGCCCAACGGCGCGCCGGTCACCGCGTACCACGTGTCCTGGGACGGCGGCTCCACCTCGGTCGGCGGCGGTACGCACAGCGCCCGCCTCGACGGCCTGGCCAACGGGGTGGCGCACGTGTTCACCGTCGTCGCCGAGAACGAGGCCGGGCGCGGCCCGGGGGCCAGTTCCGCCGCCGTCGTGCCGCTGGGTGTGGCGACCGCCCCGGACGTCACCGCGACGACGACCTTCGGCGGCTCGACGGTCACGTGGACCGAGCCGGACCTGCGTGGCGGCACGCTCGTGCACTACCTCGTGCAGATGCCCGGCCAGCCCGACCGCCAGGTCACCGGCACCACCACCGACTACACCAGCTTCACCGGCGCGCTGGGCAGCCTGGTCACCGTCCGCGCGGTCACCCGCTACGGCCCGCCCGGGTCGCCGACCAGCCTCGGTCACCCCGGCACCGCGGTGGTCCCGACGCTGCTGGGCCTGCCGGCGGTCAAGTTCGTCGGGGTCCGCTGGGCGGGCACCGGGCGGGCGATCGCGACCGTGGACGTCAACACCAGCGGCGTCCCCACGACGTGCGAGCTGAGCAACTTCAACCTGGACAACCGCCCGCCGGTCAAGGTCGCCTGCGCCGGCGTGCAGGAGATCGCGATCGACGTGCCCGGGACCAACCAGACCAGTTCGCTCGACCTGACCCTGAACGCGAGCAACGCCAACGGCAGCGCGCAGCCCGCCACCTGGCGCGGCGTCCCGGCGTCCGGTGGCGGCGCGGGCGGCGCACGACGACCCCGCACCTCCGGCGGCATGGCCGCGTGGTGA
- the eccD gene encoding type VII secretion integral membrane protein EccD produces MQTTGLVRVTVAAPRRRIDLALPEHAAVAEVLPGLLARAGEGLADDGVADGGWVLRRADGTAFDPDRTLAAHRIRDGEVLHLAPRRLEWPELEYDDLVDAIATGSGRDRAWGPRHTRRAGLAVGAVAVLLVLVPVLRAGPPWTTPALWSLGAAALLVVVGVVLARAVGDAAAGAVVAAVALPFAVAGGGLLLAGGRPLTGLAAGHLLLAGAALLLFALAAHLGVTAAPALWAGAVTVGVWCVVAGWLGTGGWVSHESAAVVAGGVLALSPGFAPLALRLGRVPMPVLPRTTADLVRDDPQPPLPLVHLAVVRADALLTGMVGGSALVVAGCEIVLVRSDDTSALVLSGVVAAGLLLRARLYPVLRHRVPLLAAGVTGAACLAVGPWSDKAAPVLLVVAAGVVAAGMVFSTRAPNPYVGRFAEYAEILVVVAVVPLVCSVLGLFGYVRGLGG; encoded by the coding sequence ATGCAGACTACCGGCCTGGTCAGGGTCACCGTCGCGGCTCCGCGCCGGCGGATCGACCTGGCGTTGCCCGAACACGCGGCGGTCGCCGAGGTGCTGCCCGGACTGCTCGCGCGGGCGGGCGAAGGGCTCGCCGACGACGGTGTGGCGGACGGCGGTTGGGTGCTGCGCCGCGCCGACGGGACGGCCTTCGACCCCGACCGCACGCTGGCCGCGCACCGGATCCGCGACGGCGAGGTCCTGCACCTCGCGCCGCGCCGCCTGGAGTGGCCCGAACTGGAGTACGACGACCTCGTCGACGCGATCGCCACCGGCTCGGGCCGCGACCGCGCCTGGGGTCCCCGGCACACCCGCCGCGCGGGCCTGGCGGTCGGAGCGGTCGCGGTGCTGCTCGTGCTGGTGCCGGTCCTGCGCGCCGGACCGCCCTGGACGACGCCCGCGCTGTGGTCGCTGGGCGCGGCTGCCCTGCTCGTGGTCGTCGGGGTCGTGCTGGCCCGTGCGGTCGGTGACGCCGCCGCCGGTGCCGTGGTCGCGGCCGTCGCGCTGCCGTTCGCGGTCGCGGGCGGTGGTCTGCTGCTCGCGGGTGGTCGGCCGTTGACCGGTCTGGCCGCCGGGCACCTGCTGCTCGCGGGTGCCGCGCTGCTGTTGTTCGCCCTGGCGGCCCACCTGGGGGTGACGGCCGCGCCGGCGTTGTGGGCGGGTGCGGTCACCGTGGGCGTGTGGTGCGTGGTGGCGGGGTGGTTGGGCACCGGCGGGTGGGTGTCGCACGAGTCGGCGGCGGTGGTCGCGGGCGGTGTGCTCGCGCTGTCGCCGGGGTTCGCGCCGCTGGCGCTGCGGCTGGGACGGGTGCCGATGCCCGTGCTGCCGCGCACGACGGCCGACCTGGTCCGCGACGACCCCCAACCGCCGCTGCCCCTGGTGCACCTGGCGGTCGTGCGGGCCGACGCGCTGCTCACCGGGATGGTGGGCGGGTCGGCGCTGGTGGTCGCGGGCTGCGAGATCGTGTTGGTGCGCAGCGACGACACCTCCGCGCTGGTGCTGTCGGGCGTGGTGGCGGCGGGTCTCCTGCTGCGCGCCCGGCTGTACCCCGTGCTGCGGCACCGGGTTCCGCTGCTGGCCGCCGGGGTGACCGGGGCCGCGTGCCTGGCGGTGGGGCCGTGGTCCGACAAGGCGGCGCCGGTCCTGCTCGTGGTGGCGGCCGGGGTGGTCGCCGCCGGGATGGTGTTCAGCACCCGCGCGCCCAACCCGTACGTCGGTCGGTTCGCCGAGTACGCCGAGATCCTCGTGGTGGTGGCCGTGGTGCCGTTGGTGTGCTCGGTGCTGGGCCTGTTCGGGTACGTGCGCGGGCTGGGGGGCTGA
- a CDS encoding DUF58 domain-containing protein, with protein sequence MRLTRRGVVVLVAAVGFFALGTLAGHAFFRALAGVAVGGLLAAVATAMVRPKVEVTRTVHPERVERGTPALATVVVRNPTPRRQGGFTGGDRVGGATREIRVRPLLPGAEATYHYEVPTAVRGLLRVGPFHVHRFDPFDLVRGHPAVGGATELWVHPRVHAARPPRVAHPRHHYDGPVTDPPLRGSADLRRVREYVPGDEVRHLHWKASARTGRLMVREYVDPARTRCTVVLDTRPSSLSADAFEEAVEVAASLVSAAAAAGQQCGLVTCGAEWSVESGLRAARALLDRLCVVAQDAPADAPLVRSAAVRPGGAVVVVTGPVADLGPVARWRPDAVIRLGVPRGAAAGVVTAGTAAEAVASWNALVG encoded by the coding sequence GTGCGGCTCACCCGCCGGGGCGTCGTCGTCCTGGTGGCGGCGGTCGGGTTCTTCGCACTCGGCACCCTCGCCGGGCACGCGTTCTTCCGCGCACTGGCAGGGGTTGCGGTCGGCGGGCTGCTCGCGGCCGTGGCCACGGCGATGGTGCGGCCCAAGGTCGAGGTGACCCGGACCGTGCACCCGGAGCGGGTCGAGCGCGGCACGCCCGCGCTGGCCACGGTCGTCGTGCGCAACCCGACGCCACGCCGGCAGGGCGGGTTCACCGGCGGCGACCGGGTGGGCGGGGCGACCCGGGAGATCCGGGTCCGGCCGCTGCTGCCCGGCGCGGAGGCGACCTACCACTACGAGGTGCCGACGGCGGTGCGCGGGCTGCTGCGGGTCGGGCCGTTCCACGTGCACCGGTTCGACCCGTTCGACCTGGTGCGCGGCCACCCGGCGGTGGGTGGCGCGACGGAGCTGTGGGTGCACCCGCGCGTCCACGCGGCCCGCCCGCCGCGCGTGGCGCACCCCCGGCACCACTACGACGGCCCGGTGACCGACCCGCCGCTGCGGGGGTCGGCGGACCTGCGGCGGGTGCGCGAGTACGTGCCCGGTGACGAGGTGCGGCACCTGCACTGGAAGGCGTCGGCGCGGACCGGGCGGCTGATGGTGCGCGAGTACGTGGACCCGGCGCGGACGCGGTGCACGGTGGTGCTGGACACGCGGCCGTCGTCGCTGTCCGCCGACGCCTTCGAGGAGGCGGTGGAGGTGGCCGCGTCGCTGGTGTCGGCGGCCGCGGCGGCGGGGCAGCAGTGCGGGCTGGTGACGTGCGGGGCGGAGTGGTCGGTGGAGAGCGGGTTGCGGGCGGCACGGGCGTTGCTGGACCGGTTGTGCGTGGTGGCGCAGGACGCGCCCGCCGATGCGCCGCTGGTGCGGTCGGCGGCGGTGCGGCCCGGTGGCGCGGTGGTCGTGGTGACCGGGCCGGTCGCGGACCTGGGGCCGGTGGCGCGGTGGCGGCCCGACGCGGTGATCCGGTTGGGGGTGCCGCGGGGTGCGGCGGCCGGGGTGGTCACGGCGGGGACGGCGGCGGAGGCGGTGGCGTCGTGGAACGCCCTGGTGGGGTGA
- a CDS encoding type VII secretion protein EccE: protein MTSPWSPQAQLQATPAAWAPPPPAAAPAQPLPAAPPIPAAHAIPAMQPAPAIPAAQAHPAAVQAQLAAARPAPSAPPPPPPPSPRPAPSPPPTPPQSTPRPRRALGPLHLPQLLCWQLAVVAVVAALEQPWPVFTAVVIGALAVVVLTAVRRRGRWLWEWAAVGLAFLRRDRGRLPLAATGVETRLDDEPAFLAGTAQGVTAVLRPSAQRDLTKAVPTPETLLPDTGEEFAVRFLHHSGPTHPRVWIALQALRTVETHGEDDVRRTLGNAVRRVRRTLRRDGVDTHALTRSEALATVCALAHLTDDRPAVREQWRLWWSGPVAQACFRLDGWDRLPATVATQLLRWLLTAVPHAAVTVSVTARTGRSTEAVVRVAATDPRALDAAADQVARLARERGIALERLDGRHRAGLAATLPPGFTR from the coding sequence GTGACGAGTCCCTGGTCCCCGCAAGCGCAACTCCAGGCCACTCCCGCCGCCTGGGCCCCGCCGCCGCCCGCCGCCGCTCCAGCCCAGCCGCTGCCGGCGGCCCCGCCGATCCCGGCGGCGCACGCAATCCCCGCGATGCAGCCGGCCCCAGCGATCCCAGCGGCGCAGGCGCATCCGGCGGCCGTCCAAGCCCAGTTGGCGGCGGCCCGCCCCGCACCTTCCGCACCCCCGCCCCCGCCTCCGCCCAGCCCCCGGCCCGCCCCCAGCCCGCCGCCCACGCCGCCCCAGTCGACACCCCGGCCCCGGCGGGCGCTCGGCCCCCTGCACCTGCCCCAACTCCTGTGCTGGCAGCTCGCCGTGGTCGCGGTCGTGGCCGCGCTGGAGCAGCCCTGGCCGGTCTTCACCGCCGTGGTCATCGGGGCGTTGGCCGTCGTCGTCCTGACCGCCGTCCGCCGCCGAGGCCGGTGGCTGTGGGAGTGGGCCGCGGTGGGCCTGGCGTTCCTGCGCCGCGACCGCGGCCGGCTGCCCCTCGCCGCGACCGGCGTCGAGACCCGGCTGGACGACGAGCCCGCGTTCCTGGCCGGCACCGCTCAAGGGGTCACCGCCGTGCTGCGCCCCTCGGCACAGCGCGACCTGACCAAGGCCGTGCCGACCCCCGAAACCCTCCTGCCCGACACCGGCGAGGAGTTCGCCGTCCGGTTCCTCCACCACTCCGGCCCCACGCACCCCCGCGTGTGGATCGCGTTGCAGGCCCTGCGCACGGTCGAGACCCACGGCGAGGACGACGTCCGCCGGACCCTGGGCAACGCGGTCCGCCGGGTCCGCCGCACCCTGCGCCGCGACGGCGTCGACACCCACGCCCTGACCAGGTCCGAGGCCCTGGCGACGGTGTGCGCGCTGGCCCACCTCACCGACGACCGGCCCGCGGTCCGCGAGCAGTGGCGGCTGTGGTGGAGCGGCCCGGTCGCCCAGGCCTGCTTCCGCCTCGACGGCTGGGACCGCCTCCCCGCGACCGTGGCGACCCAACTCCTGCGCTGGCTGCTCACCGCCGTGCCGCACGCCGCCGTGACGGTGTCCGTGACCGCTCGCACCGGCCGGAGCACCGAAGCCGTCGTCCGGGTGGCCGCCACCGACCCCCGCGCCCTGGACGCCGCCGCCGACCAGGTCGCCCGCCTGGCCCGGGAACGCGGCATCGCGCTGGAACGCCTGGACGGCCGGCACCGCGCGGGCCTGGCCGCCACCCTGCCGCCGGGCTTCACCCGCTGA
- a CDS encoding AAA family ATPase, with translation MTPTPGTAFDLIARNVQLVVRGKPEVVRLAVAALFAEGHLLLEDVPGVGKTTLARCLAGSIGGSWQRIQFTPDLLPGDITGVMVYHQGEEGFRFHPGGIFANVVLADEINRGTPKTQAALLEVMEECRVTVDSVRHDVPRPFLVVATQNPIEMEGTYRLPEAQLDRFLMRLSVGYPDHDAEVMVVLGDRAGVSPDDLRPVLDLAGLQEVIAEVRRCRVAREIVSYAVRLATASRHHPAVRFGVSPRGSVALIRAAQALAATHGRDYVVPDDVKDVAHAVMCHRLVLTPDAELSRRLPEQVVSELLADTAAPTAAVGG, from the coding sequence ATGACACCCACCCCAGGCACCGCGTTCGACCTGATCGCGCGCAACGTGCAACTGGTCGTGCGCGGCAAGCCCGAGGTCGTGCGCCTGGCCGTGGCGGCGCTGTTCGCCGAGGGGCACCTGCTGCTGGAGGACGTGCCGGGCGTCGGCAAGACGACCCTGGCGCGCTGCCTCGCAGGCAGCATCGGCGGCTCGTGGCAGCGCATCCAGTTCACCCCGGACCTGCTGCCCGGCGACATCACCGGCGTCATGGTCTACCACCAGGGCGAGGAGGGGTTCCGGTTCCACCCCGGCGGGATCTTCGCCAACGTGGTGCTGGCCGACGAGATCAACCGGGGCACGCCCAAGACGCAGGCGGCGCTGCTGGAGGTCATGGAGGAGTGCCGGGTCACCGTCGACTCCGTCCGCCACGACGTGCCGCGCCCGTTCCTGGTGGTGGCCACGCAGAACCCGATCGAGATGGAGGGCACCTACCGGCTGCCCGAGGCGCAGCTCGACCGGTTCCTGATGCGGCTGTCGGTGGGCTACCCCGACCACGACGCCGAGGTGATGGTGGTGCTCGGCGACCGGGCCGGGGTGAGCCCGGACGACCTGCGGCCGGTGCTGGACCTCGCCGGGCTTCAAGAGGTCATCGCCGAGGTGCGGCGGTGCCGGGTGGCGCGGGAGATCGTGTCCTACGCGGTGCGCCTGGCCACGGCGAGCCGCCACCACCCGGCGGTGCGGTTCGGCGTGAGCCCGCGCGGCAGCGTGGCCCTGATCCGGGCGGCGCAGGCTTTGGCCGCCACGCACGGCCGGGACTACGTGGTGCCCGACGACGTGAAGGACGTGGCGCACGCGGTGATGTGCCACCGGCTCGTGCTCACCCCGGACGCGGAGCTGAGCCGGCGGCTGCCCGAGCAGGTCGTGTCCGAGCTGCTGGCCGACACCGCCGCGCCCACGGCCGCGGTCGGGGGCTGA
- a CDS encoding serine/threonine protein kinase gives METVIAPRLLASGPVASVYAATLADTGAEVAVKVYAERFDRDTTEWLDRERRALASAAVPQVLPVDGIVELPDGRSGVRMRLCHGSLADLLSSAVGSPGVRDALGVGLAIARALAAAHSVGVVHGGITPHNVLWHGSGEFVVSDFGLSLRERFPRDPTHALEFTAPETLRDDSRTTASDLYGLGAVLHTMLTGAPPFPRRTGEPPSERILRVLREQVPPVRGEGVPHELADAVNRLLAKDPAARPPDAGELARLFEDLLTTPHHPTFAGPPPVPSFVDAPRPPGRTLVHTTDNTAAPKRTARAWRTPALIGAGLVVASLVAVPLLLPDDEPAKIPVAATTTPKPTTSTEPAQVTLVLDPPADQGDHVELTWQADRELDFTVVVAGEGIQNMFLVAHRQHSLRVPVDPGRRYCFQVRGTDSRAVYTSEPVPVRGARCTL, from the coding sequence GTGGAGACGGTGATCGCGCCGAGGCTGCTCGCGTCCGGTCCGGTGGCGAGCGTCTACGCGGCCACGCTCGCCGACACCGGGGCCGAGGTCGCGGTGAAGGTCTACGCCGAGCGCTTCGACCGCGACACCACCGAATGGCTCGACCGCGAGCGGCGTGCCCTAGCCTCGGCCGCGGTCCCGCAGGTGCTGCCGGTGGACGGGATCGTGGAGCTGCCGGACGGGCGGTCGGGCGTGCGGATGCGCCTGTGCCACGGGTCCCTGGCGGATCTGCTGTCCTCTGCAGTCGGTTCGCCCGGCGTGCGGGACGCCCTGGGGGTCGGGTTGGCGATCGCCCGCGCCCTGGCGGCGGCGCACTCGGTCGGCGTCGTGCACGGCGGGATCACGCCGCACAACGTGCTGTGGCACGGGTCCGGCGAGTTCGTGGTGTCGGACTTCGGGCTGTCGCTGCGCGAACGGTTCCCGCGCGACCCCACGCACGCCTTGGAGTTCACCGCGCCGGAAACCCTGCGCGACGACTCGCGCACCACCGCCTCCGACCTCTACGGCCTGGGCGCGGTCCTCCACACGATGCTGACCGGCGCACCGCCCTTCCCGCGCCGGACCGGCGAGCCGCCGAGCGAACGCATCCTGCGGGTGCTGCGCGAACAGGTGCCGCCCGTGCGCGGCGAGGGGGTGCCGCACGAGCTGGCCGACGCGGTGAACCGGCTGCTGGCCAAGGACCCGGCCGCCCGACCGCCCGACGCCGGCGAGTTGGCCCGCCTCTTCGAAGACCTGCTGACCACGCCCCACCACCCGACCTTCGCCGGCCCACCACCCGTTCCGTCCTTTGTGGACGCTCCCCGGCCGCCCGGCCGCACGCTCGTGCACACCACCGACAACACCGCGGCCCCCAAGCGCACCGCTCGAGCCTGGCGCACCCCCGCGCTGATCGGCGCCGGCCTGGTGGTCGCCTCTCTGGTCGCCGTCCCGCTGCTCCTCCCGGACGACGAGCCCGCCAAGATCCCCGTCGCCGCCACGACCACGCCGAAACCCACGACCAGCACCGAACCGGCACAGGTCACGCTCGTCCTGGACCCGCCGGCCGACCAGGGCGACCACGTCGAGCTGACCTGGCAGGCCGACCGGGAGTTGGACTTCACAGTCGTCGTGGCGGGCGAGGGCATCCAGAACATGTTCCTGGTCGCGCATCGCCAGCACAGCCTGCGCGTGCCCGTCGACCCCGGCCGCCGCTACTGCTTCCAGGTCCGCGGCACCGACAGCCGGGCCGTCTACACCAGCGAACCGGTCCCGGTGCGCGGCGCGCGCTGCACGCTCTGA
- a CDS encoding transglutaminase TgpA family protein, with protein MERPGGVTVGRVGVLGLLGAAGVAGLLFAPVFGLLPLLLPVFVVLVTAFVAVEVCFRWPWLVPVRPLLVLLSGLLGLIPPTGASPALLWRGATEGWLLTLQSTWPARPEPELLLFVPLAVLLAVVLGTEILLRSRVPGAALVPVLLVAGLSQLYEPVSGLAAVGAGVAFAVPAGLVLVRHRGRATLSTGRRAAVLLVAAAVGAVALGGFPVAREPVRLKGDAVALRQNRVGNPLTEVAQRLADGDREVFRYRADGRVDRWSLVVLAGFDGVNWTADPDLRRLGARRDGTGTRTAEVTVQGLTGPWLPSQSTPLVVDGLAPLVDESAGTLLLDGSTTDRRYTLTWSEPGVDGEALGAGTVDPGADGGLGGVGAVPPEIGQLAQEAVRGLRPTFQSALQLERFLATNYRVASGEDLPTGHGWPQLRRFLTDTKRGTSEQFAAAYVVLARMNGIPARLVVGYRGGERASDGSYVVRNKDVLAWPEVAVTGVGWVPLDPTPSAAAGAAAEPGATTGLAKAAGQARAQLPTEDELRPPEQPRKPADVPATAFDAGHAALVVGAVVLALGLCWLVGVPLAKAVRARRRRRRAGADGVVAAWAEVCDRLRAHGVPFRVGMTPRDLASAAGEATAGPITRLGRVLDMVLWSGVPVGDGSVRKAWEEERLVREVLAARPRGARLRAALDPRPLFGQSVQRAPRTGTGSLV; from the coding sequence GTGGAACGCCCTGGTGGGGTGACCGTGGGTCGGGTCGGGGTGCTCGGGCTGCTGGGTGCCGCCGGGGTGGCGGGGTTGTTGTTCGCGCCCGTGTTCGGGCTGCTTCCCTTGCTGCTGCCCGTGTTCGTTGTGCTCGTGACGGCGTTCGTGGCCGTTGAGGTGTGCTTCCGGTGGCCCTGGCTGGTGCCGGTGCGCCCCCTTTTGGTGCTGTTGTCGGGCTTGCTGGGGCTGATCCCGCCGACCGGTGCTTCGCCGGCCCTGTTGTGGCGCGGGGCGACCGAAGGCTGGTTGCTGACGTTGCAATCCACCTGGCCCGCGCGGCCGGAGCCGGAGCTGCTGCTGTTCGTGCCGCTGGCGGTACTGCTCGCGGTGGTGCTGGGGACGGAAATCCTGCTGCGGTCACGGGTTCCGGGTGCGGCGCTCGTGCCGGTGCTCTTGGTGGCCGGGTTGTCGCAGCTGTACGAACCGGTGAGCGGGCTCGCCGCGGTCGGCGCGGGGGTGGCGTTCGCGGTGCCCGCCGGCCTGGTGCTGGTCCGGCACCGCGGGCGGGCCACGCTCTCCACCGGCCGGCGGGCGGCGGTGCTGCTGGTCGCGGCGGCGGTGGGCGCGGTGGCACTGGGCGGGTTCCCGGTGGCGCGCGAACCCGTGCGGCTGAAGGGGGATGCGGTCGCCCTGCGGCAGAACCGGGTGGGCAACCCGCTCACCGAGGTGGCGCAGCGGTTGGCGGACGGCGACCGCGAGGTGTTCCGGTACCGGGCCGACGGTCGGGTCGACCGGTGGAGCCTGGTCGTGCTGGCCGGCTTCGACGGCGTGAACTGGACCGCCGACCCCGACCTGCGCCGCCTGGGCGCGCGCCGCGACGGCACCGGCACCCGCACCGCCGAGGTGACCGTCCAGGGGCTCACCGGGCCGTGGCTGCCGTCCCAGAGCACCCCGCTGGTCGTGGACGGCCTGGCGCCGCTGGTGGACGAGTCCGCCGGCACGCTGCTGCTCGACGGGTCCACCACCGACCGCCGCTACACGCTGACGTGGTCCGAACCCGGCGTGGACGGCGAGGCCCTGGGCGCGGGCACCGTGGACCCTGGGGCGGACGGTGGCCTCGGCGGCGTGGGCGCGGTGCCGCCGGAGATCGGGCAGTTGGCGCAGGAGGCCGTGCGCGGGCTGCGGCCGACGTTCCAGTCCGCGTTGCAGCTCGAACGGTTCCTCGCCACGAACTACCGGGTCGCGAGCGGCGAAGACCTCCCGACCGGGCACGGGTGGCCGCAGCTGCGCCGGTTCCTCACCGACACCAAGCGCGGCACCAGCGAGCAGTTCGCCGCCGCGTACGTGGTGCTGGCGCGGATGAACGGCATCCCGGCCCGGCTGGTCGTCGGGTACCGGGGCGGGGAGCGCGCGTCGGACGGCTCGTACGTGGTGCGGAACAAGGACGTCCTGGCGTGGCCGGAGGTCGCCGTGACCGGCGTCGGCTGGGTGCCGCTCGACCCGACCCCGTCCGCCGCGGCCGGCGCGGCGGCCGAACCCGGGGCGACCACCGGCTTGGCGAAGGCCGCCGGCCAGGCCCGCGCGCAGTTGCCGACCGAGGACGAACTGCGCCCGCCGGAGCAGCCGCGCAAGCCCGCGGACGTGCCCGCCACGGCGTTCGACGCCGGGCACGCCGCGCTGGTGGTCGGGGCGGTGGTGCTCGCGCTCGGGCTGTGCTGGCTGGTGGGGGTGCCGCTGGCGAAGGCCGTGCGGGCGCGGCGGCGTCGGCGGCGGGCCGGGGCGGACGGCGTGGTGGCGGCGTGGGCGGAGGTGTGCGACCGGCTGCGGGCGCACGGCGTGCCGTTCCGGGTCGGCATGACCCCGCGCGACCTGGCGTCGGCGGCGGGCGAGGCGACGGCGGGACCGATCACGCGGCTGGGGCGCGTGCTGGACATGGTGCTGTGGTCGGGCGTCCCGGTCGGCGACGGGTCCGTGCGCAAGGCGTGGGAGGAGGAGCGGCTGGTGCGGGAGGTGCTGGCCGCCCGGCCGCGCGGCGCCCGGCTGCGGGCGGCGTTGGACCCGCGTCCGCTGTTCGGTCAGAGCGTGCAGCGCGCGCCGCGCACCGGGACCGGTTCGCTGGTGTAG